One genomic window of Pseudomonas aeruginosa includes the following:
- a CDS encoding acetyltransferase has translation MHIRKRVDADNTALVDLWERSVRATHDFLSEADIVELYPQVRDLYLPAVEVWVLVDDDGVAQGFIGLNQAHVEMLFVEPGLRGRGIGRRLLDHARATWPRLSVDVNEQNPQACGFYRHYGFRQTGRSATDSAGRPFPLLHMSL, from the coding sequence ATGCACATTCGCAAGCGCGTCGACGCCGACAACACGGCATTGGTCGACCTGTGGGAACGTTCCGTCCGCGCGACCCACGACTTTCTCAGTGAAGCGGACATCGTCGAGCTTTACCCACAGGTCCGCGACCTGTACCTGCCGGCCGTCGAGGTCTGGGTGCTGGTCGACGACGACGGCGTGGCCCAGGGCTTCATCGGCCTAAACCAGGCGCATGTCGAGATGCTCTTCGTCGAACCCGGGCTGCGCGGCCGGGGTATCGGCCGACGCCTGCTCGATCATGCGCGGGCGACCTGGCCGCGCCTGAGCGTCGATGTCAACGAGCAGAACCCGCAGGCCTGCGGCTTCTATCGACACTATGGGTTCCGCCAGACCGGCCGCTCCGCGACCGACTCGGCGGGGCGGCCGTTCCCGCTGCTGCACATGAGCCTGTAG
- a CDS encoding ATP-binding cassette domain-containing protein, producing the protein MTNTSTLTLDGVSFQLPDGSLLFSDLDETFDTRHTGLVGRNGVGKSLLARLLAGHLQPSSGSVRRQGRVRYLAQQLEPADYPTVADLAGVRPWLEALARIEAGSLDAADYECLGERWDIRQRLADALAAEGLGHLRADTPSERLSGGECMRVALLGAFLDDADFLILDEPSNPLDGPARALLRARLAAWDGGLLLVSHDRELLEGMQRIVELSTLGLRSYGGGYSFYAQSREEAREAAERRLDQRRLERKRQTLAMREQQQRQERRQASGRREGKTANQAKILLGGFRERSEVSAGKLRNAHQAERERLDREVREAAREVEEASPLLLDSPDAELAAQRRIVELKGAVLPHLRGPLREIDLLLSGPRRLALVGPNGSGKSTLLRLLAGQRAPLAGTCAVTVGAAYLDQRLSVLDHGRGVLEQLLEVNRSRGESWLRTRLAQLGLPAERLAQPCATLSGGERLKAALALVLYADRPAQLLLLDEPDNHLDLAARQALESMLGQYRGALLVVSHDPVFLRHLALDGELRATAAGWRLEDR; encoded by the coding sequence ATGACGAATACGTCGACCCTGACGCTCGATGGCGTCTCTTTCCAGCTGCCGGACGGCAGCCTTCTGTTTTCCGATCTCGACGAAACCTTCGACACCCGGCACACCGGGCTGGTGGGACGCAACGGCGTCGGCAAGTCGCTGCTCGCGCGCCTGCTCGCCGGACACTTGCAGCCGTCCAGCGGCAGCGTCCGGCGCCAGGGGCGCGTGCGCTACCTGGCGCAGCAGCTCGAACCGGCCGACTACCCGACCGTCGCCGATCTGGCCGGCGTCCGCCCATGGCTGGAGGCGCTGGCGCGGATCGAGGCGGGTAGCCTCGACGCCGCCGACTACGAATGCCTGGGCGAGCGCTGGGACATCCGCCAACGCCTGGCCGACGCCCTGGCCGCCGAGGGGCTCGGCCATCTCCGCGCGGATACCCCGAGCGAACGCCTGAGCGGCGGCGAATGCATGCGCGTAGCGCTGCTCGGCGCATTCCTCGACGACGCCGACTTCCTCATCCTCGACGAACCGAGCAACCCTCTCGACGGGCCGGCGCGCGCCTTGTTGCGGGCGCGGCTGGCGGCCTGGGACGGCGGCCTGCTGCTGGTCAGCCATGACCGCGAACTGCTCGAGGGCATGCAGCGGATCGTCGAGCTGTCGACCCTCGGCCTGCGCAGCTATGGCGGCGGCTATTCCTTCTACGCGCAGAGCCGGGAGGAGGCGCGCGAGGCCGCCGAGCGCCGCCTGGACCAGCGTCGTCTGGAGCGCAAGCGGCAGACCCTGGCCATGCGCGAACAGCAGCAGCGCCAGGAGCGGCGCCAGGCCAGCGGCCGGCGCGAAGGCAAGACGGCGAACCAGGCGAAGATCCTGCTCGGTGGGTTCAGGGAACGTAGCGAGGTCAGCGCCGGCAAGCTGCGCAATGCCCACCAGGCGGAGCGCGAGCGCCTCGACCGCGAGGTGCGCGAGGCTGCCCGGGAGGTCGAGGAGGCGTCGCCGCTGCTGCTCGATTCGCCCGATGCCGAACTGGCGGCGCAGCGCCGGATCGTCGAGTTGAAGGGCGCGGTCCTGCCGCATCTGCGCGGGCCGTTGCGCGAAATCGACCTGCTCCTGAGCGGTCCGCGACGGCTGGCGCTGGTCGGCCCGAACGGCAGCGGCAAGTCGACCCTGCTGCGGCTGCTGGCCGGGCAACGGGCGCCGCTGGCGGGAACCTGCGCGGTGACGGTGGGCGCCGCCTATCTCGACCAGCGGCTGAGCGTGCTGGACCACGGGCGAGGCGTGCTGGAGCAGTTGCTGGAGGTCAATCGCAGTCGCGGCGAAAGCTGGCTGCGCACGCGCCTGGCGCAACTCGGCTTGCCGGCTGAACGGCTCGCCCAGCCGTGCGCGACGCTGAGCGGCGGCGAACGCCTGAAGGCGGCCCTGGCCCTGGTGCTCTACGCCGACCGGCCGGCGCAGCTGCTACTGCTCGACGAACCGGACAACCACCTCGACCTGGCTGCGCGGCAGGCCCTGGAAAGCATGCTCGGGCAGTACCGTGGGGCCTTGCTGGTGGTGTCCCACGACCCGGTGTTTCTCCGCCACCTGGCGCTGGATGGCGAACTGCGGGCTACTGCCGCGGGTTGGCGCCTGGAGGACCGATGA
- a CDS encoding tRNA-uridine aminocarboxypropyltransferase produces MPRIRCERCARPASHCLCALIPSLPSRTRVLVLQHPSEVGHALNTAGLAVLGLCNAELRVGERFAEETWRVPGYRACLLFPGEQARALAEMAAEAAGEPLLLVVPDGTWRKARKLLHLNPALAALPRVSLAEGMASRYRLRKAPGEGALSTIEAIAAALDELEAPRTHEALLKPFDALIEGQIAAMGEDTYRRNHLSQERRRR; encoded by the coding sequence ATGCCACGTATCCGCTGCGAGCGTTGCGCTCGCCCCGCCAGCCATTGCCTCTGCGCGCTGATTCCCTCCTTGCCGTCGCGTACGCGGGTGCTGGTCCTGCAGCACCCCAGCGAGGTCGGGCACGCGTTGAATACCGCAGGATTGGCCGTCCTCGGCTTGTGCAATGCGGAGCTGCGGGTTGGCGAGCGTTTCGCCGAGGAGACCTGGCGGGTACCGGGCTACCGGGCCTGCCTGCTGTTTCCCGGCGAGCAGGCGCGTGCGCTGGCAGAGATGGCCGCCGAGGCCGCCGGCGAGCCCCTCCTGCTGGTGGTGCCGGACGGCACCTGGCGCAAGGCGCGCAAGCTCCTGCACCTGAACCCGGCCCTGGCGGCCCTGCCGCGGGTGAGCCTGGCCGAAGGCATGGCGTCGCGTTATCGCCTGCGCAAGGCGCCGGGAGAGGGCGCGCTGTCGACCATCGAAGCAATCGCTGCGGCGCTCGACGAACTGGAGGCGCCGCGTACCCACGAAGCCTTGCTGAAACCCTTCGATGCCCTGATCGAGGGGCAGATCGCGGCGATGGGCGAGGACACCTATCGGCGCAACCATCTCAGCCAGGAGCGCCGCCGCCGATAG
- the bdlA gene encoding biofilm dispersion protein BdlA, producing MAALDRSMARVEFNPDGNITDANENFLTLLGYRRDEILGKPHRQLCDGAYAQSEDYRRFWERLRRGEHFSGRCKRITREGRPLWLEATYNPVRDGQGRLLKVVKYASDIDAIVHQEHEMQSKLDALSRSMAMIEFDLDGNVLAANDNFLATMGYGRAELASANHRQFCEPGYRDGPQYADLWRRLNRGEYVTGQFRRVHRNGQPVWLEASYNPVYDADGKLYKVVKFASDVSDRMRRYQAEADNAHQAHTLSTETRTVAEHGALIIQSAVEEMLKIANTLDASSLNIGELSQHSQQITSIVNTIREIAEQTNLLALNAAIEAARAGDQGRGFAVVADEVRQLAERTSKSTKEIADMIGRIQTGTRSVIDDMQHSQEQARRGVELANEAGAAILGIRESTHKVVEAVQQFSRTLNADL from the coding sequence ATGGCGGCCCTGGACCGCTCCATGGCGCGCGTGGAGTTCAATCCGGACGGCAATATCACCGATGCCAATGAGAATTTCCTGACCCTGCTGGGCTACCGCCGCGACGAGATCCTCGGCAAACCGCATCGCCAGCTTTGCGACGGCGCCTACGCGCAATCGGAAGACTACCGGCGCTTCTGGGAACGCCTGCGGCGCGGCGAACACTTTTCCGGCCGCTGCAAGCGCATTACCCGCGAGGGCCGGCCACTCTGGCTGGAAGCCACCTACAACCCCGTACGCGACGGGCAGGGTCGACTGCTGAAGGTGGTCAAGTACGCCAGCGACATCGATGCCATCGTCCACCAGGAACACGAGATGCAGAGCAAGCTGGATGCCCTGTCCCGCTCGATGGCGATGATCGAGTTCGACCTCGACGGCAATGTCCTCGCGGCCAACGACAACTTCCTCGCCACCATGGGCTATGGCCGAGCCGAGCTGGCCAGCGCCAACCACCGTCAGTTCTGCGAACCGGGCTACCGCGACGGCCCGCAGTACGCCGACCTCTGGCGCCGCCTGAACCGCGGCGAGTACGTCACCGGGCAGTTCCGCCGGGTCCACCGCAACGGCCAGCCGGTCTGGCTGGAAGCCAGCTACAACCCGGTCTACGACGCCGACGGCAAGCTCTACAAGGTGGTCAAGTTCGCCAGCGATGTCAGCGACCGCATGCGCCGCTACCAGGCCGAGGCGGACAACGCCCACCAGGCCCATACCCTGTCCACCGAGACCCGCACGGTCGCCGAACACGGCGCGCTGATCATCCAGAGCGCGGTGGAGGAAATGCTCAAGATCGCGAATACCCTGGATGCTTCCTCGCTGAACATCGGCGAACTGTCACAGCACTCGCAACAGATCACCTCGATCGTCAACACCATCCGCGAGATCGCCGAGCAGACCAACCTGCTCGCCCTCAATGCCGCCATCGAGGCCGCCCGCGCCGGCGACCAGGGTCGCGGCTTCGCCGTGGTGGCCGACGAGGTGCGGCAACTGGCGGAACGCACCAGCAAGTCGACCAAGGAGATCGCCGACATGATCGGTCGCATCCAGACCGGCACCCGCAGCGTCATCGACGACATGCAGCACAGCCAGGAACAGGCGCGGCGCGGCGTGGAGCTGGCCAACGAGGCCGGCGCGGCGATCCTCGGCATCCGCGAGAGCACGCACAAGGTGGTAGAAGCGGTGCAGCAGTTCTCGCGCACCCTCAACGCCGATCTCTAG